Proteins encoded together in one Coffea arabica cultivar ET-39 chromosome 2c, Coffea Arabica ET-39 HiFi, whole genome shotgun sequence window:
- the LOC113724922 gene encoding uncharacterized protein isoform X2, which yields MSRFQSNRRLEKDQPIYDDDNEDTASPETRDNGHSNGGIQNNTLFSKDYVNVRSRSYLMKILSKQDPDCDALKRRIALAAVEKLSLSELGDNFFAIIIPTEYDILMASTRKAEIVNALVEATKSASDYELDVLHSNRFEYNAAADLVKVVQFEEVEGGVKTRIGRK from the exons ATGTCACGGTTCCAATCCAATCGGCGGCTGGAAAAAGACCAGCCAATTTACGATGACGACAACGAAGACACCGCATCCCCTGAAACCCGAGACAACGGCCACTCAAACGGAGGAATCCAAAATAACACCCTTTTCAGTAAAGATTATGTCAACGTGCGTTCTCGATCATATCTCATGAAGATTCTCAGCAAACAAG ACCCAGACTGCGATGCACTTAAAAGGCGGATTGCACTAGCAGCTGTTGAGAAGCTGAGTTTGAGTGAACTGGGTGATAACTTTTTTGCTATAATTATCCCAACAGAGTATGATATACTTATGGCTAGTACTCGAAAGGCAGAGATTGTAAATGCCCTGGTAGAAGCTACCAAAAGTGCATCTGACTATGAACTGGATGTGCTTCACTCTAACAG GTTTGAGTACAATGCGGCTGCGGACCTGGTGAAGGTAGTTCAGTTTGAAGAAGTGGAAG GTGGCGTTAAAACAAGAATTGGGAGGAAATGA
- the LOC113724922 gene encoding uncharacterized protein isoform X1 — protein sequence MSRFQSNRRLEKDQPIYDDDNEDTASPETRDNGHSNGGIQNNTLFSKDYVNVRSRSYLMKILSKQGDSKVLFADKVLKFTGSGKMKHRILLITDFAIYVVDPDCDALKRRIALAAVEKLSLSELGDNFFAIIIPTEYDILMASTRKAEIVNALVEATKSASDYELDVLHSNRFEYNAAADLVKVVQFEEVEGGVKTRIGRK from the exons ATGTCACGGTTCCAATCCAATCGGCGGCTGGAAAAAGACCAGCCAATTTACGATGACGACAACGAAGACACCGCATCCCCTGAAACCCGAGACAACGGCCACTCAAACGGAGGAATCCAAAATAACACCCTTTTCAGTAAAGATTATGTCAACGTGCGTTCTCGATCATATCTCATGAAGATTCTCAGCAAACAAG GTGACAGTAAAGTTCTCTTTGCAGATAAAGTTTTGAAATTTACTGGTTCTGGGAAGATGAAGCATCGTATActtttgattactgattttgcAATATATGTAGTAGACCCAGACTGCGATGCACTTAAAAGGCGGATTGCACTAGCAGCTGTTGAGAAGCTGAGTTTGAGTGAACTGGGTGATAACTTTTTTGCTATAATTATCCCAACAGAGTATGATATACTTATGGCTAGTACTCGAAAGGCAGAGATTGTAAATGCCCTGGTAGAAGCTACCAAAAGTGCATCTGACTATGAACTGGATGTGCTTCACTCTAACAG GTTTGAGTACAATGCGGCTGCGGACCTGGTGAAGGTAGTTCAGTTTGAAGAAGTGGAAG GTGGCGTTAAAACAAGAATTGGGAGGAAATGA
- the LOC113724924 gene encoding probable inactive receptor kinase At4g23740 produces the protein MGIKFIFLAIFLSGALVLLARSEPSEDKQALLDFANNMYHSRPLNWDVRTSACNLWTGVTCNHDKSRIIAVRLPGFGFRGSVPSNTLARLSALQILSLRSNGFSGPFPSDLSKLGNLTSLYLQLNKFQGPLPQNFSVWENLSVINLSDNAFNGSIPASISNLTHLTALNLSNNSFSGEIPDLNVPSLQLLDLSNNNLTGNVPQSLTRFPNSAFSGNQLAPEVSSPPVVPPNEKPEKKSSRISEPAVLGIIIGGSSLGFVLIAVLLIICYSNKEAQPKAPKKPKKEVSLKREKKTISASQDGDGRLVFFENCNLAFDLEDLLRASAEVLGKGSFGTTYKAALEDGTTVAVKRLKEVSVGKREFELQMEAVGNVRHENVAQLRAYYYSKDEKLMVYDYYAQGSVSALLHAKMGEKRIPLDWESRVRIATGAARGITHIHSECGGKLVHGNMKASNIFLNSQQYGCVSDLGLATLITPIAPPVMRTAGYRAPEVTDSRKVSQASDVYSFGVLLLELLTGKSPIHATGGDEVIHLVRWVNSVVREEWTAEVFDVELLRFPNIEEEMVEMLRIGMTCVARMPEQRPKMSDVLKMVEDMRRVNTGNPPSTETRTEESTPAALTPIAADIASTSGQQ, from the exons ATGGGCATCAAGTTCATTTTCTTGGCGATTTTCTTGAGTGGGGCTCTGGTTTTGCTAGCCAGAAGCGAGCCCAGTGAAGATAAGCAAGCTCTCCTTGATTTCGCGAATAACATGTACCATTCACGGCCTTTGAATTGGGATGTGAGGACTTCTGCTTGCAATTTGTGGACTGGGGTCACATGTAATCATGATAAGTCGAGAATTATAGCCGTTAGATTGCCCGGATTCGGTTTTCGGGGCTCTGTTCCTTCCAATACTCTTGCCCGCTTATCGGCGCTTCAGATCTTGAGTCTAAGATCAAATGGTTTTAGTGGGCCTTTTCCTTCCGATCTTTCCAAGCTTGGCAACTTGACCTCGTTATATCTTCAGCTCAACAAGTTTCAAGGTCCACTCCCCCAGAATTTTTCGGTTTGGGAAAATCTTTCCGTTATTAATCTCTCGGATAATGCTTTTAACGGTAGCATCCCGGCCTCCATTTCCAATTTGACTCATCTGACCGCTTTAAATCTTTCTAACAATTCATTCTCGGGTGAAATCCCTGATCTCAATGTTCCGAGTCTCCAGCTTCTGGATCTTTCCAACAATAATCTCACTGGAAATGTGCCTCAATCCCTTACTAGATTCCCTAATTCTGCTTTTTCTGGTAATCAACTTGCGCCTGAAGTTTCATCACCGCCAGTTGTTCCTCCCAACGAGAAGCCAGAGAAGAAGTCCTCTAGAATTAGCGAACCTGCTGTTCTCGGAATTATAATTGGAGGTTCTTCTCTGGGGTTTGTGCTAATTGCTGTTCTGCTGATTATTTGCTATTCTAACAAGGAAGCGCAGCCTAAGGCACCAAAGAAGCCAAAGAAAGAAGTGTCActtaagagagaaaagaaaaccatCTCAGCAAGTCAGGATGGAGATGGCAGGCTAGTATTCTTCGAGAATTGTAATCTTGCCTTTGACCTTGAAGATTTGTTGAGGGCTTCAGCTGAGGTGCTTGGGAAGGGATCATTTGGTACCACCTATAAAGCTGCATTGGAGGATGGAACAACAGTTGCTGTGAAGAGATTGAAGGAAGTCAGTGTTGGGAAACGAGAGTTTGAGCTCCAGATGGAGGCTGTTGGAAACGTAAGACATGAAAATGTTGCTCAATTGAGGGCATATTACTATTCCAAGGATGAGAAGCTCATGGTGTATGATTATTACGCTCAAGGGAGCGTGTCTGCGTTGCTGCACG CAAAAATGGGTGAGAAACGGATTCCTTTGGATTgggaatcccgtgttaggaTTGCAACTGGGGCAGCGAGAGGTATTACTCATATACACTCGGAATGCGGTGGGAAACTTGTTCACGGAAACATGAAAGCTTCGAACATTTTCCTCAACTCCCAACAATATGGTTGTGTGTCTGATCTTGGCTTGGCAACACTAATCACTCCAATAGCCCCACCAGTCATGCGGACTGCAGGGTACCGTGCTCCGGAAGTGACGGACTCCCGGAAAGTCTCTCAAGCATCCGACGTCTACAGCTTTGGGGTGTTGCTGCTTGAACTTCTCACAGGAAAATCCCCTATACATGCTACTGGTGGCGATGAAGTTATCCACCTGGTCAGATGGGTTAATTCTGTTGTTCGCGAGGAGTGGACTGCTGAAGTGTTTGATGTAGAGCTTTTGAGGTTTCCTAATATAGAGGAGGAGATGGTGGAGATGTTACGAATAGGGATGACATGTGTGGCAAGAATGCCGGAGCAGAGACCAAAAATGAGTGATGTACTGAAGATGGTAGAGGATATGAGAAGAGTCAATACAGGAAATCCGCCATCTACTGAAACGAGGACGGAAGAATCAACTCCCGCCGCCCTTACACCGATTGCTGCGGATATAGCTTCGACTTCTGGTCAACAATAG